A region of the Actinomycetota bacterium genome:
CCTTCAACACCCTCCGGCAGGGTGTGAGGCTGATACGCGGACTCCGCGATCTGGGCCCATGTCACAGAGCGATCCGGCGAACCGGCCACATGGGCGCCGCCGTCTGCGAAATGGATGTCTTCCGGAGCGGCTTCGAGAAGATGACCGGCGATGGTGGCCGCCTTCTCCTTCACACGCTTCGTTGCCTCGAACGTTGCGGTTCCGTCCACGGCGATGGACCGCGAACCGAACGTACCGACGCCCGTGGGCGAGTCGACCGAATCACCGTGCCGCACCTCGATGTTCTCCATCGGGATGCCGAGGCCTTCGGAGACGATCTGGGCCCACGTCGTCTCGTGACCCTGGCCGCTCGGAGCGGTGCCGATCGTGACCGTACATGTTCCATCCGGCTGGACGCGCACGACGCCGGAACCGTTGAACGCAGTCGGCAGCCCGTACCCGGCCCACGAGAATCCGAGACCGGCGAGCGCCGAAGGCCCGAAACCACACACTTCGACATAGGTGCTGAGTCCGATGCCGAGCAACCTGCCCTCGGCGCGGGCGGCGTCGCGTTTCGCCTTCAGATCCTCGTACCCGACCCTGTCCAGCAGAGCGTCGAGGTTCTTCTCATAGTCACCGCTGTCCATCGTCAGGCCGATCTCCGTGGTCACCGGGAACTGGTCTGGCTTCCAGTAGTTGACCTTGCGTACGTCGGCCGGGTCCATGCCGATCTCCCTGGCGTACGCATCGATGATGCGCTCCAGGTAGTACGCGGCCTCGGGCCGTCCCGCGCCCCGATACGCATCGGTGGTCGGCGTGTTCGTGACGACACAGTGCAGCGCATAGGACGTGGGAATGTCGTATTGCCCTGGTGCAACGAACAGCCCGAGGAGGGGGATGGCGACCGTGAAGTTCTGCGTATACGCACCCATGTCGCAGATCGCGTCGAGTTCGTAGCCAAGGATCTTGCCATCCCTTGTACCGGTGATCGTGGCCGTTCCGATCCAGCCTCTGCCTTGTGTGGAGGAGAAGCCGGCCTCGCGGCGGGTCTCCGTCCAGCGCACCGGCCGACCGAGATCCTTCGATGCGAAGCAGCAGAGGAGCTCATCCGGGTACACATTGAGTTTCACCCCGAATCCACCCCCGACCTCTGGAGCCACGACCCGCACCTTGTTGAAAGGAATCCCGAATGCCACACCGATGGCGCCGGCCACGGCCTGTGGGATCTGTGAGCTCGTCCACAGCTCAACCGATCCGTAGCCGCTGTTCCACTCGGCAAGAACGGCCCTCGGCTCGATCGCCGTCGGGATGAGACGCTGGTTCACCATCTCGAGGCCGACCACAACGGTGTCGTCTCGCTCTTTGGCCGCCTGAATGCCGGGAGAGGGATCGGGAAGCTCGATGACGCCTTCCCACCATGCATTCCCGTGCCAGGTGAGCAGCGTGTTCGAAGCGCCTTCGTGAACCTGCACGGTGTCGGCAAAAGCTTCCTTCAGGTCGACGACGGCGTCTTTCGGTTCGTAGTCGACGAAGACCAGATCTGCAGCGTCCTGAGCGATGTAACGATTGTCCGCGATCACCATCGCCACCGCCTCGCCGACATGGTGCACGGAGCCGTCGGCGAGCAGGGGGCGCAGCGTACCGACGGCTACCTGAGCCGGGTTCGGCCCGAGGTGGCGTACATCGTCCGCCGTGTACACGGCATGGACACCGTCGAGTTCGAGAGCGGCCGATGCATCGATGCCGCTGATCGTGGCAGCAGCGAACGGACTCCGAACGAACACGGCAACGAGCTCAC
Encoded here:
- a CDS encoding molybdopterin-dependent oxidoreductase, whose product is MSTISAMGGIVRRKEDPSLIQGKGIYVDDVKRRGELVAVFVRSPFAAATISGIDASAALELDGVHAVYTADDVRHLGPNPAQVAVGTLRPLLADGSVHHVGEAVAMVIADNRYIAQDAADLVFVDYEPKDAVVDLKEAFADTVQVHEGASNTLLTWHGNAWWEGVIELPDPSPGIQAAKERDDTVVVGLEMVNQRLIPTAIEPRAVLAEWNSGYGSVELWTSSQIPQAVAGAIGVAFGIPFNKVRVVAPEVGGGFGVKLNVYPDELLCCFASKDLGRPVRWTETRREAGFSSTQGRGWIGTATITGTRDGKILGYELDAICDMGAYTQNFTVAIPLLGLFVAPGQYDIPTSYALHCVVTNTPTTDAYRGAGRPEAAYYLERIIDAYAREIGMDPADVRKVNYWKPDQFPVTTEIGLTMDSGDYEKNLDALLDRVGYEDLKAKRDAARAEGRLLGIGLSTYVEVCGFGPSALAGLGFSWAGYGLPTAFNGSGVVRVQPDGTCTVTIGTAPSGQGHETTWAQIVSEGLGIPMENIEVRHGDSVDSPTGVGTFGSRSIAVDGTATFEATKRVKEKAATIAGHLLEAAPEDIHFADGGAHVAGSPDRSVTWAQIAESAYQPHTLPEGVEGGLESSVVFSPPNATWPFGSHMALVEVDPETGDVDLLEYWATDDCGNVINPMIVDGQLHGGIAQGIAQALFEEAIYDDVGNLLTASMLDYPLPAAESLPMFSLDRTVTPTDVNPLGVKGIGEAGTIGSAQTIVNAVVDAVSHLGVKHIDMPLRPKRVWQAIEDARN